CGTAGCCCTGCAGATCCATACTCTTATGACCTCCGAAACTCTGCAACTGTATGGGTTTCAAACCCTGGAAGAGAAACAGATTTTCCTCAAATTGTTGACTATTCCACGGGTTGGCCCCCGGATGGCGATCAATATCTTATCCGGCCTTAGTCCGCAGGAATTATCCGAAGTGCTGGCCAGCAGCGATGTCAAGCGAATGGCCAGTATTCCCGGCGTGGGCCGCCGCTCCGCCGAGCGTATCCTGTTGGAGCTCAAAGACAAGCTTCATCCAGCCCGCCCCCCCCTGCCACGGGACGTGCTTCCTCCTCAGGAGCGCCGGTTTCAGGATGCCCTATCCGCTCTCCTCAACCTGGGTTATTCCAAAGCCATCGCTGAAAAAGCCTTGAATGAGGTCCAGGCCCAGGGGACCGCCTCGAGCCTGGAGGACCTGCTGCGCCAGGGTCTGAAACGCTTAGCCCCTTAACCGATCAGAAATTTTTAGTTTAATAATTCGCACAGATTTTAATTGGTTAGATTATTTACTTGACATCCAGTAATTATTTAACCTTAATTTAAACCTTAATATATCTCAAAGGAGCAACAGGATTATCCTTACTTTACCATCTCTGGCGTGGGGTAGAAAATTGCCTCCGACGACCGCAGTTAGCGGTGGAGGAAGAAATTCTGGCGGGTGAAGTTCTTGCCTGGGGGGAGCATAGAACCATGTCCTTGACCATAGTATGCTTCGAATGTAAGCGAGTCGTAGGGGTGAAGGCAGGGGGAGACGGGGTTACCCATACAATTTGTGGTAAATGCTTACGCAAAAGCTTGCAACCGATAATTCTCAGGGAGCAGGCCCGAGAACAACAAGAGGGCCGGGGCAGTTGGCCGTGCTATATGACACCAACCTGCATTATTGATCCCGACCGGCAGCTCGTCCATTGCACTCAAAAAGATTGTTCTTTTTTCCCTATCTGTACCAGACTGAATCCTGGACCGGAGGATCTGGTCGAATTACAGGCACGGCTGGCTAAGAGGAATCCGACTGTCCATTATACGCAAGCCCCGCCAGAAGAGAATCCGATTCCTCGTTAAGTTTCCGGCAGAAAGAGCCCTTCCTTTAATTCCCGGTCACTGGCGGCGGGGAAAGGAATGTAGGATTTTCTTTATATCCACCGGGATATAAGTCCGGCTGTGACTGGGGCAGACCGACAGCCGCAGGGTATTGAGGTCACAGACCGCGGAATAAACGGTTTCTTCCCAGACCTGGGGATCGAGCAAAATATCTTCCAGGTCGGCCACCGACAGCTTCGACTTGGCCCCGGCCAGATGTAAGATGCGGTAATAGCGCTGCAGCGAACCAGGATCCGGCGGTTGGGCGATAGGCCGCAGTGCTGGGCTGAGCAGATGATTGGTAGTGATCAACAGTCCATATTGGGGTCGGCGACTCGACCGGTGCTGGAGTCCCAGTTCTACCAACAGCAGGCGGCGTTCGGAGGCGCTGGCCAGTATCACATTCCAGCCATGAAACCGCGGCCATTGGGTAATCAGGCGTTGGGCCCGGGAGAGATGCTCAGCTTCGGCCAGGGCCTGCCGGAGCCGCGGAAAGATAAATTGGCCGTTAGCGGGCACCGGCTCTATACTGAAACTGGTATTGAGAGTTACATAGAGTCCGGCCTGATTTATGCCCAGTGTGGGAAAGGGGATGCCGGGCAGGGTGAGGGCGACATAGGGAATGCTCCCCGAGGTCCGATAAGCCAGAAGCAGCACCGGGGTTCCTTGGAGATAGGGCCAATCGAGGTTGTGAGCCACCAGAACATGTCCGTCTGTGGTTCGGGAACCTTCCACCCCCAGCGAGGAGCAGGCAGGGAAAAGAATGGCTTCGGCAAAAAAATTAAGTAGATAAATATCTTCCAGCGATACCCCGGCCCCTTGGGCCAGCCCCTGCAGTTCGGACACAATATTGGCGGGCAGACGGGCCAATCCCCCCTGCAAATAACCGCGCATCTCGGCCCGGAGTTCTTGGGGGCGTGGCCCCAGGAACTTTTTCTCCATAACCTGGTGAATGAGGCGCTGAATCTCTAACCGGAAAAGTTTTCCATGAATTTCACCACACTCTGCCGGAGACCCCCAAAGCATCAGCACCGGCAACTCATAAATCTGAAAAAATCGGTAGTTTTGCTCTTGGCTCAGAACCGGCCGCACCTTTATCCCGGTGACCATGACAGCCAGCGTCAGACCCAGGATCAGGGCGCGCCGTCTTTTCAATAATCTGGTAGTTTTTAGGATCATGTGAATTTCTTATGATGGCTTGGCCCTTAGTGACCAGGCTGGGCTATCGGCAGATACAGACCGAAGGTGGCACCCTGACCAGGCAGATTTTCTAGAAAGATATTCCCCCGATGTTCCCAAAGGATGCGTTCGGCAATGGTTAAATCCATGCCAATTTTAGCCGGGTTGGTGCTGAAAAAGGGATTAAAGATAAAAGGCCGATCTTCGGGGCGGATGCCGCCGCCGGTATCAATGACTTCGATCATCAGCCAGTGTAAACCTACACTAGTACGCAAGGTCAAGGTTCCGCCTCCCGGCATGGCCTCCAGGGCATTACGGATCAGGCTGGCCAAGGCCCGGATGATCAGGCGCCGATCAAGGTAGTGTTGATAATCTGGCGGTAGATTATTTTCGAAAATCAGCTTGACGCCCTGATTTTTGGCCATCTCGGCAAAAGGCGCGGCCGCCTCGGTCACCACCTCCACCACTTCCTCTGGCAGCAACACCGGTTCCGGTAATTCACAGAATTCCTGAACCCGTTGGACAAGTTT
The window above is part of the Deltaproteobacteria bacterium genome. Proteins encoded here:
- the ruvA gene encoding Holliday junction branch migration protein RuvA → MIALLEGELVLKSSDQVIIKVAGVGYQVFIPLSTFYLLPEPPAPVALQIHTLMTSETLQLYGFQTLEEKQIFLKLLTIPRVGPRMAINILSGLSPQELSEVLASSDVKRMASIPGVGRRSAERILLELKDKLHPARPPLPRDVLPPQERRFQDALSALLNLGYSKAIAEKALNEVQAQGTASSLEDLLRQGLKRLAP